A window of Lentibacillus sp. Marseille-P4043 contains these coding sequences:
- a CDS encoding acyl-CoA dehydrogenase, which yields MNFELSKEQLMIKKMVRDFAENVIKPRAIEIDQEAKFPVDIFEQMGELGMLGIPFPEEYGGSGGDTISYALAVEEVARVCGSTGLSYAAAVSLGASPIYYFGTEEQKEKFLKPLAQGEALGSFGLTEPNAGSDAGGTKTTAVEDGDDYIINGEKCFITNANYARTIIVTAVTGKDDRGKNVISAIIVPADAEGVTTKNNYDKLGVRGSDTAEIVLDNVRVPKENLLGDPQKGFKQFLHTLDGGRISIGALGLGIAQASLEKALEYAKERKQFGKSISNFQAIQFKLADMAMEVELARNMVHKAAWLKDQGKPFTKEAAYAKLYATETAFRSANQAVQILGGYGYMREYEVERYLRDAKLLEIGEGTSEIQRLVIARQLGC from the coding sequence ATGAATTTTGAATTATCTAAAGAGCAATTAATGATTAAAAAAATGGTTCGGGATTTTGCGGAAAACGTTATAAAACCACGGGCAATAGAAATCGATCAAGAGGCAAAATTTCCAGTAGATATTTTTGAACAAATGGGGGAACTGGGCATGTTAGGTATCCCGTTCCCTGAGGAATATGGTGGCTCAGGTGGAGATACAATATCTTATGCATTAGCTGTAGAAGAAGTAGCAAGGGTATGCGGTAGTACGGGATTAAGCTATGCTGCTGCTGTTTCGTTAGGCGCTAGTCCAATCTATTATTTTGGAACAGAGGAACAGAAGGAGAAGTTTTTAAAGCCACTTGCACAAGGAGAGGCACTAGGATCTTTCGGTTTGACCGAACCAAATGCCGGATCAGATGCTGGCGGGACGAAAACAACTGCTGTTGAAGATGGAGATGACTACATAATCAACGGTGAAAAGTGTTTTATTACCAATGCTAACTATGCTAGAACAATCATTGTTACCGCAGTTACCGGCAAAGATGATCGTGGTAAAAATGTAATTAGCGCAATCATCGTCCCAGCGGATGCAGAAGGAGTAACAACTAAAAATAATTATGATAAACTGGGCGTTCGTGGCTCAGATACAGCGGAAATTGTTTTGGATAATGTACGAGTACCGAAAGAAAATCTGTTAGGTGATCCTCAGAAAGGATTTAAACAATTTTTACACACCCTTGATGGGGGACGCATTTCCATCGGTGCCCTTGGCTTAGGAATTGCGCAGGCATCCCTTGAAAAAGCTTTGGAGTATGCGAAAGAAAGAAAACAATTTGGTAAATCTATTTCCAATTTCCAAGCAATTCAATTTAAACTTGCTGATATGGCGATGGAAGTGGAATTGGCACGGAACATGGTGCATAAAGCTGCATGGTTAAAGGATCAAGGCAAGCCGTTCACAAAAGAAGCTGCATATGCAAAACTCTATGCGACTGAGACAGCTTTTCGCTCGGCAAATCAAGCAGTACAGATACTTGGTGGCTATGGTTATATGCGCGAATATGAGGTGGAACGCTATTTACGTGATGCCAAACTACTAGAAATTGGTGAAGGTACTTCTGAGATTCAACGACTTGTAATTGCAAGACAATTAGGATGCTAA
- a CDS encoding TetR/AcrR family transcriptional regulator, which yields MTDLRSRIIQTALLLFERHGFHGVTVNQIVEDVGTSKGGFYHHFASKDELLFVIHDTFITYVLEKAEFANKTYASPTEKLQAIIKDFVKVFDLYKPHIAVFYQETIYLKPRFETLVKQKRDQFKQIVLEALREGKACGEFRQDLPVEITGMAILGMVNWTYKWYRQTGTKTIDEIGDIFVDLILHSVLNKGGTSRISDENIRI from the coding sequence ATGACGGATTTAAGAAGCAGAATCATTCAGACGGCATTACTCTTGTTTGAAAGGCATGGATTTCATGGGGTAACCGTGAATCAAATTGTAGAAGATGTTGGTACATCCAAAGGTGGTTTCTATCATCATTTTGCATCTAAAGATGAATTATTGTTTGTTATCCATGACACGTTTATTACATATGTATTGGAAAAAGCAGAGTTTGCCAATAAAACATATGCTTCACCAACAGAAAAATTACAAGCAATTATAAAAGATTTTGTAAAAGTATTTGATCTGTATAAACCGCATATTGCTGTCTTTTATCAAGAGACGATTTACTTGAAACCACGTTTTGAAACATTGGTTAAGCAAAAACGTGACCAGTTTAAACAAATTGTATTAGAAGCCCTTCGTGAAGGAAAAGCTTGTGGCGAGTTTCGTCAAGACCTACCAGTCGAAATTACCGGAATGGCAATTTTGGGCATGGTGAACTGGACTTACAAATGGTATCGACAAACTGGAACGAAGACGATCGATGAAATTGGTGATATTTTTGTAGACTTGATCTTGCATTCTGTTTTGAATAAAGGTGGTACCTCAAGAATTTCTGATGAAAACATTCGTATTTGA